The Sporomusa termitida genome has a window encoding:
- a CDS encoding molecular chaperone HscC gives MASVGIDLGTTNSLVAYWQNGEAVIIPNGLGKKLTPSVISVGDEGEIVVGEIARERLLTHPQLSIAVFKRFMGTNKTFTLGRYSFLPEELAAFVIRSLKEDAEVFLRQSIDEAIVSVPAYFNDAQRQATKRAGELAGLKVERLINEPTAAAIAYGLHQRDSETRFLVFDLGGGTFDVSIVELFENVLEVKAIAGNNYLGGEDFTHLLVKQFMNECQLGREQLDEKTYAAIYKQAEKCKQSLSQSSAGAMACRVGEQTRTWRIDRPAMALLSKPLLNQLRQPVEQALKDAAMKASELNAVILVGGATRMPVIHSLVSRLFGRLPDCRLNPDEVVAAGAAVQAAMKDRNLMLREVVLTDVCPYTLGIEVAVATPAGAYEPGYFSPIIERNTIIPVSRVERFYTISDNQKFLNVAIFQGESRHTKNNIKMGQLQIEVPPAPAGSQAIDVRYTYDINGILEVEVLAVETGLKKKTVIEERPGSMAKAEIDRRLAALNKIKVHPRDRQENRLLIARAERLYEELRGQLRAELALVLQRFEFVINGQNDREVSKAAKALRQFLDDLEDNRFL, from the coding sequence ATGGCGAGTGTGGGCATAGATTTAGGAACAACCAATAGCCTGGTCGCTTACTGGCAAAATGGCGAAGCAGTGATAATCCCCAATGGTCTGGGGAAAAAGCTGACGCCATCAGTGATCAGCGTCGGTGATGAAGGCGAGATAGTGGTGGGTGAAATCGCCAGGGAACGGCTGCTTACCCATCCCCAGCTGTCGATTGCCGTGTTTAAACGGTTTATGGGGACAAACAAGACGTTTACACTGGGCCGGTATTCTTTTTTGCCGGAAGAATTAGCCGCTTTTGTTATCCGTTCATTAAAAGAAGATGCCGAGGTTTTTTTGAGACAAAGTATTGACGAAGCCATAGTCAGTGTTCCTGCGTACTTTAACGATGCCCAGCGGCAGGCAACTAAACGGGCTGGCGAACTGGCAGGCTTGAAGGTTGAGCGCCTTATCAATGAACCAACGGCTGCGGCAATTGCCTACGGGCTGCATCAGCGTGATTCTGAAACCCGGTTTTTAGTATTTGACCTTGGCGGAGGTACTTTTGATGTCTCGATTGTGGAGCTTTTTGAAAACGTACTGGAGGTCAAGGCGATTGCCGGCAATAATTATCTGGGGGGAGAAGATTTTACTCATTTATTAGTAAAGCAATTTATGAACGAGTGCCAGCTAGGCCGGGAACAGCTGGACGAAAAAACCTATGCGGCTATTTATAAACAGGCGGAGAAATGCAAACAGAGCCTGAGTCAGAGCAGTGCGGGCGCAATGGCTTGCCGCGTCGGGGAGCAAACAAGAACCTGGAGGATTGACAGGCCGGCGATGGCCTTATTGTCCAAGCCGCTGCTCAATCAATTGCGGCAGCCGGTTGAACAGGCGCTGAAAGACGCCGCAATGAAAGCGAGCGAGCTGAATGCGGTGATTTTAGTCGGCGGGGCTACAAGGATGCCTGTCATTCATAGTCTGGTCAGCCGTCTGTTCGGCCGGCTGCCTGACTGCAGGTTAAATCCCGATGAAGTAGTGGCAGCAGGCGCCGCTGTACAAGCGGCGATGAAGGACCGGAATCTCATGCTGCGGGAAGTCGTGTTAACTGATGTCTGCCCGTATACGCTGGGCATTGAAGTAGCCGTTGCTACGCCGGCAGGAGCATACGAACCCGGGTACTTTTCGCCAATTATTGAGCGCAATACGATTATACCGGTGAGCCGGGTAGAACGGTTCTATACGATAAGCGATAATCAGAAATTTTTAAATGTGGCAATATTTCAGGGGGAAAGCCGCCACACAAAAAATAATATAAAAATGGGACAGCTGCAGATTGAAGTCCCGCCGGCACCGGCCGGCAGCCAGGCCATTGATGTCCGGTATACATATGATATTAATGGCATCCTGGAGGTTGAGGTTTTGGCGGTGGAGACCGGCCTGAAGAAGAAAACAGTAATTGAGGAAAGGCCCGGCTCCATGGCAAAAGCAGAAATTGACAGGCGTCTGGCGGCGCTGAACAAAATCAAGGTGCATCCGCGTGACCGCCAGGAAAACCGGCTGCTTATCGCCCGGGCTGAACGGCTGTATGAAGAGTTGCGCGGGCAGTTGCGGGCAGAACTGGCCTTGGTGTTGCAGCGGTTTGAGTTTGTAATTAACGGGCAGAATGACCGGGAAGTTAGCA
- the lpdA gene encoding dihydrolipoyl dehydrogenase — translation MNYDIAVIGGGPGGYVAAIRAAQLGGKVLLVEKESLGGVCLNRGCIPTKTLLKSAEKWEDLKRSSEFGLTATGIGFDFGAVMARKNAVVAQLRGGIEQLVRSHGITVVQGTAMLTGPSRLAVSNPDTGRRESYEARQIIIATGSQPGPVPVPGCGLPAVITSDELLELTEIPPSLLIIGGGVVGIEFATLMRSFGCEVTIVELLPAVLPGLDNDLVKRLGIILRKQGIKTLVGARVTAIEAAPAGVLVAVDTGKGRQQLPAGKVLVAAGRRPVLADLGLAAAGVVYDHAGITVNARMETNVAGIYAIGDVTGRSMLAHVASAEGLVAAENAMGVSSLMDYRAVPACIFTTPEIASVGLTEQAALAGGEAFKISKFNFAANGKAVSMAEPDGLVKIVAAAGTGKILGMHILGAHASDLIMEGALAIRNNLTARDIAHTIHPHPTLTEVVMECAHGIDGDMIHQLKQKQRPPLT, via the coding sequence ATGAACTATGATATCGCTGTTATTGGCGGCGGGCCGGGCGGATATGTGGCGGCGATCCGCGCCGCCCAACTGGGCGGCAAGGTACTTTTGGTGGAAAAAGAGTCTCTGGGCGGGGTATGCCTGAACCGGGGCTGCATACCCACCAAGACCTTATTAAAAAGTGCGGAAAAATGGGAAGACCTCAAGCGCAGCTCCGAGTTTGGCTTAACCGCAACGGGAATTGGTTTTGATTTCGGGGCAGTCATGGCCCGGAAAAATGCAGTGGTAGCCCAGCTCCGGGGCGGGATTGAGCAGCTGGTGCGCAGCCATGGGATCACCGTGGTGCAGGGTACTGCCATGCTGACAGGCCCCAGCCGGCTGGCGGTCAGCAACCCTGATACCGGCCGCAGGGAGAGTTATGAAGCCCGGCAGATCATTATCGCCACCGGCTCGCAGCCCGGCCCGGTGCCGGTGCCTGGCTGCGGGCTGCCGGCCGTGATTACCAGCGACGAACTGCTGGAACTGACCGAGATCCCGCCAAGCCTGCTGATCATTGGGGGCGGGGTTGTGGGCATTGAGTTTGCAACGCTTATGCGCTCTTTTGGCTGTGAAGTGACAATTGTGGAATTGCTGCCGGCTGTTTTGCCCGGTCTGGACAATGACCTGGTCAAGCGGCTGGGGATAATTTTGCGCAAACAGGGCATTAAAACCCTAGTTGGCGCCAGGGTAACGGCGATCGAGGCGGCGCCGGCCGGGGTGCTTGTTGCGGTTGATACCGGGAAAGGCAGGCAGCAATTGCCGGCCGGCAAGGTCCTGGTGGCCGCCGGCCGCCGGCCGGTGCTGGCGGATCTGGGGCTGGCAGCGGCCGGGGTTGTTTATGACCACGCGGGTATAACCGTTAATGCGCGCATGGAAACCAATGTCGCCGGTATCTATGCCATCGGCGATGTTACCGGCCGGAGCATGCTGGCCCATGTTGCCTCAGCCGAGGGCCTTGTGGCGGCGGAAAATGCGATGGGGGTCAGCTCGCTGATGGATTACCGTGCGGTTCCGGCCTGCATATTTACTACCCCGGAAATAGCGTCGGTAGGGTTGACCGAACAGGCGGCGCTGGCCGGCGGCGAGGCTTTTAAAATCAGCAAATTTAACTTTGCCGCTAACGGCAAAGCGGTATCGATGGCTGAACCGGATGGTCTGGTTAAAATCGTGGCTGCGGCCGGCACCGGCAAAATCCTGGGCATGCACATTCTTGGGGCCCATGCCAGTGATCTCATTATGGAGGGAGCGCTGGCCATCCGTAACAACCTGACCGCCCGGGACATTGCCCACACCATTCATCCCCATCCCACCTTGACCGAGGTCGTTATGGAGTGTGCCCACGGGATTGACGGCGATATGATTCATCAGCTTAAGCAGAAGCAGCGGCCGCCCCTGACATAA
- a CDS encoding lipoate--protein ligase family protein, with amino-acid sequence MRWRVINSGIGTAARNMAVDEAILHAHASGAVPPTVRFYGWQPAAMSIGYFQKAAAEVDLEKCRQAGIDVVRRLTGGRAVLHAAELTYSVVVRADAPQIPATITASYHYFSGGLLAGLSALGIDAAMSMPKAAYSQAGTRRRSASAACFDAPSHYELTARGRKLAGSAQVRKDGVILQHGSILLAFQPEQVAALLNLPSPEEQRSVAAMLAKRAISVQEILGREVSWESVRRTMSAAFGAALGLELEPGRLSEQEQATAAELVRTKYGCDSWNLLR; translated from the coding sequence GTGAGATGGCGGGTTATTAACAGCGGGATTGGAACGGCAGCCCGGAATATGGCGGTGGATGAGGCTATCCTGCACGCCCATGCCAGCGGCGCTGTACCGCCGACAGTCCGGTTTTATGGCTGGCAGCCGGCCGCTATGAGCATCGGTTATTTTCAAAAAGCGGCCGCCGAAGTCGATTTAGAGAAATGCCGCCAGGCGGGAATCGATGTTGTCCGCAGGCTTACCGGCGGCCGGGCGGTTCTCCATGCGGCGGAACTAACCTACAGTGTGGTGGTGCGGGCCGACGCCCCGCAGATTCCGGCAACCATTACCGCCTCTTATCACTATTTTAGTGGCGGTTTGCTGGCCGGGCTGAGCGCGCTGGGCATCGATGCCGCGATGAGTATGCCCAAGGCTGCCTACAGTCAGGCCGGCACCAGGCGCCGGTCCGCCTCGGCGGCATGTTTCGATGCCCCCTCGCACTATGAGCTGACGGCCCGGGGGCGTAAGCTGGCAGGCAGCGCCCAGGTGCGTAAAGACGGGGTCATTCTGCAGCATGGCTCGATTTTGCTGGCGTTTCAGCCTGAGCAGGTTGCAGCTTTACTTAATCTTCCGTCACCGGAGGAGCAGCGTTCGGTGGCGGCAATGCTGGCCAAACGGGCCATATCGGTGCAGGAAATTCTGGGCCGGGAGGTGAGCTGGGAGTCGGTTCGCCGGACAATGAGCGCCGCTTTTGGTGCGGCGCTGGGGCTTGAACTGGAGCCCGGCCGGCTGAGTGAGCAGGAGCAGGCCACGGCTGCTGAACTTGTCAGGACAAAATACGGCTGTGACAGTTGGAATCTGTTGCGGTAG
- a CDS encoding radical SAM protein has translation MNLWKLSAGTACVVGKKHVRTDVLPTTAYIMLGAKCRHNCRFCAQARSSAARADLLSRVTWPELDGTEAVQAISAAFQAGNLKRACLQVVHSEASWPTSVRAVEALAQASDIPVCVASAIDTVEQARELVSRGAERICIALDAATPAIFHQVKDGHWQRRWELLHQVAAELPGRASTHLIVGLGETEEEMIKTIEQCVNKGIAVGLFAFTPVRGTAWAERRPPAIGQYRRVQIAHFLLQSGCSPDVFRYRQGTLTGINLPLGELKQLLSAGTAFETSGCPDCNRPYYNERPGGSMYNYPRRLSRTEAEQAMKESGIVAGLAGAAR, from the coding sequence GTGAATCTGTGGAAACTGTCGGCAGGTACGGCCTGTGTGGTCGGCAAAAAACATGTCAGGACTGATGTGCTGCCAACGACTGCTTATATTATGCTGGGGGCCAAATGCCGCCATAACTGCCGCTTTTGTGCGCAAGCCCGCAGCAGTGCGGCCCGGGCCGATCTGCTGTCACGGGTTACCTGGCCCGAGCTGGACGGAACTGAGGCTGTTCAGGCTATTAGTGCCGCCTTTCAGGCCGGAAACCTGAAACGGGCCTGTCTGCAGGTCGTCCATAGCGAAGCCAGCTGGCCAACGAGTGTCAGGGCGGTGGAGGCTTTAGCACAGGCCAGCGATATTCCGGTCTGCGTCGCCAGTGCCATTGACACGGTGGAGCAGGCCCGGGAACTTGTCAGCCGGGGCGCAGAGCGTATTTGCATCGCTCTGGACGCGGCCACGCCGGCCATCTTTCACCAGGTGAAGGATGGCCACTGGCAGCGGCGCTGGGAGCTGTTGCACCAGGTGGCCGCAGAACTGCCCGGACGGGCCAGTACTCATCTCATCGTTGGTCTGGGCGAAACTGAGGAGGAAATGATAAAGACTATAGAACAATGTGTCAATAAAGGAATTGCGGTTGGCCTGTTTGCCTTTACGCCTGTACGGGGGACCGCCTGGGCGGAGCGGCGGCCGCCGGCCATCGGTCAATACCGGCGGGTGCAGATTGCTCATTTCCTGTTGCAATCAGGCTGCAGTCCGGACGTTTTCCGGTATCGGCAGGGGACTTTAACCGGAATTAACCTGCCGCTGGGAGAATTAAAGCAGCTGCTGAGCGCGGGGACGGCTTTTGAAACCAGCGGTTGTCCGGACTGCAACCGGCCGTATTACAACGAACGGCCGGGAGGGAGCATGTACAACTATCCCCGGCGGTTAAGCAGGACCGAGGCGGAGCAGGCCATGAAAGAGAGCGGCATTGTGGCTGGATTGGCCGGGGCGGCGAGGTGA
- a CDS encoding radical SAM protein has protein sequence MEGLGRLPDRSSICFAYPHKTRPVSVTGPSCELNCAHCGGHYLQHMQPLAAAVAADDSPSWLVSGGCRADGSVPVGEHLAQLAAVKSGRRYNMHVGLVGEAEIEQLAAVADCVSFDFVSDDPTIREVFGNGRQAADYIACYQSLRRRVRVMPHICAGLKGGQISGEYRALEILQALGAEALTFIIFMPTRGTRFGDRKPPDITEVARLLTHARLNFPAIPLHLGCMRPGGRYREEIDKWAVRIGFDTVVNPAPAAVALANKLGLTISRGEECCVL, from the coding sequence ATGGAAGGGCTAGGCCGGCTGCCGGACCGCAGCAGCATTTGTTTTGCTTATCCGCACAAAACCAGACCGGTTAGTGTGACAGGACCTAGCTGTGAGCTGAATTGCGCTCACTGCGGGGGACACTACCTGCAGCATATGCAGCCCCTGGCAGCAGCAGTTGCCGCCGATGACAGCCCCAGCTGGCTGGTCAGCGGCGGTTGCCGGGCCGACGGTTCAGTCCCGGTGGGGGAGCACCTTGCGCAACTGGCGGCAGTTAAAAGCGGGCGGCGGTATAATATGCATGTCGGCCTGGTGGGAGAGGCGGAAATTGAGCAACTGGCGGCCGTAGCTGACTGCGTGTCCTTTGATTTTGTCAGTGATGATCCCACCATCCGGGAAGTGTTCGGCAACGGCCGCCAGGCGGCGGATTATATCGCCTGCTACCAGTCCCTGCGCCGCAGGGTCCGGGTGATGCCCCATATCTGCGCCGGCCTCAAGGGCGGCCAGATCAGCGGCGAGTACCGGGCGTTAGAAATTTTACAGGCCTTAGGGGCCGAAGCGTTAACCTTTATCATTTTTATGCCGACCCGGGGGACCCGGTTTGGCGACCGTAAGCCCCCCGATATTACCGAGGTTGCCCGGCTGCTGACCCATGCCCGGCTCAATTTTCCCGCTATCCCCCTGCATCTGGGTTGCATGCGCCCCGGCGGGCGGTACCGGGAGGAAATTGACAAGTGGGCTGTCCGCATCGGCTTTGACACTGTCGTCAATCCGGCCCCGGCGGCTGTGGCTCTGGCTAATAAACTTGGCCTGACAATTTCCCGGGGAGAGGAGTGCTGTGTACTGTGA
- the gcvPB gene encoding aminomethyl-transferring glycine dehydrogenase subunit GcvPB — MSNRKSTALIFEISKTGRRAIDLPDSDVPPAAAADVIPARFLRKTPAALPEVSQQDLVRHYTGLSRRNFGVDSGFYPLGSCTMKYNPKINEDVCRLPGFAAIHPLQAAETVQGALELLGNMEEYLAEIAGMDAVTTQPVAGAQGELTGLKLIRAYHRHRGENRTKVIVPDSAHGTNPASAAVAGLEIVEIKSNADGSVNLEALQAAVGPDTAALMLTNPSTLGLFEINIREIARIVHAAGGLLYYDGANANAIMGITRPGDMGFDVVHLNLHKTFSTPHGGGGPGSGPVGVKQALIPFLPVPVIVREAGTFRLDEDRPLSIGRMHSFYGNFGVVVRAYAYIRAMGPAGLKQASEDAVLNANYVLSQLKEDFYAPFAQPCKHECIITSRKQRAYGIHTLDIAKRLLDYGYHPPTVYFPLIVEEAIMIEPTETESKETLDGFIAAMRRIARDAREDAGLITGAPRSTVVGRLDEAAAARKPVVKWKG, encoded by the coding sequence ATGAGTAATAGAAAATCCACCGCTTTGATCTTTGAAATCAGCAAAACCGGCCGCCGGGCGATTGATCTGCCTGACAGTGACGTGCCGCCGGCAGCGGCTGCGGATGTAATTCCCGCCCGGTTTCTGAGAAAAACCCCGGCAGCATTGCCGGAAGTCAGTCAGCAGGACCTTGTGCGCCATTATACAGGTCTGTCCAGGCGCAACTTCGGGGTAGATTCGGGCTTTTATCCCTTAGGCTCCTGCACGATGAAATACAACCCGAAAATAAACGAGGATGTCTGCCGGCTGCCGGGCTTTGCCGCCATCCATCCGCTGCAGGCCGCAGAAACCGTACAGGGGGCGCTGGAACTGCTCGGGAATATGGAAGAATATCTGGCTGAGATTGCCGGTATGGATGCCGTTACCACCCAGCCGGTGGCCGGCGCCCAGGGGGAACTGACAGGCCTTAAGCTTATCCGGGCTTACCACCGGCACCGGGGGGAAAACCGGACCAAGGTGATTGTGCCGGACTCGGCCCATGGCACCAATCCCGCGTCAGCGGCGGTGGCCGGCCTGGAAATTGTGGAAATAAAGTCCAATGCCGACGGCTCTGTCAATCTGGAGGCTCTGCAAGCGGCCGTGGGTCCTGATACAGCGGCCCTGATGCTGACAAATCCCAGTACGCTGGGCTTGTTTGAGATCAATATCCGGGAGATTGCCCGGATCGTCCATGCTGCGGGCGGGCTGCTGTATTATGACGGCGCCAACGCCAATGCCATTATGGGCATTACCCGCCCCGGCGATATGGGCTTTGACGTCGTTCATTTAAATCTTCATAAGACCTTTAGCACGCCCCATGGCGGCGGCGGCCCCGGGTCCGGGCCGGTAGGCGTCAAACAGGCCCTGATTCCCTTTCTGCCGGTGCCGGTTATTGTCCGCGAGGCCGGGACCTTCCGCCTGGATGAGGACCGGCCGCTGTCGATTGGCCGGATGCATTCCTTCTATGGCAATTTCGGCGTGGTTGTCCGGGCTTATGCCTATATCCGGGCGATGGGGCCGGCCGGGCTGAAACAGGCCAGCGAGGACGCGGTATTGAATGCCAACTATGTCCTCAGTCAGCTAAAAGAGGACTTCTATGCCCCCTTTGCCCAGCCGTGCAAGCATGAATGCATTATAACGTCCCGGAAACAGAGAGCCTATGGCATCCACACCCTGGATATTGCCAAACGGCTGCTGGACTACGGCTATCATCCGCCGACGGTCTATTTCCCGCTGATTGTGGAGGAGGCGATCATGATTGAGCCTACCGAAACGGAAAGCAAGGAGACCCTGGACGGCTTTATCGCCGCCATGCGGCGGATTGCCCGGGATGCCCGGGAGGATGCCGGCCTGATTACCGGCGCGCCCCGGTCAACGGTGGTAGGCCGTCTGGACGAGGCCGCGGCAGCCCGGAAACCGGTTGTAAAATGGAAGGGCTAG
- the gcvPA gene encoding aminomethyl-transferring glycine dehydrogenase subunit GcvPA: protein MPWSYLPHTEADRKAMLAAIGVANSGELFADIPAELCLHRPLNLPAALAEPDLAKHLAALAGANINVSEYICFLGAGAYDHYIPSVVDHILRRSEFYTAYTPYQPEISQGYLQALWEYQALIAELTGLEVANSSLYDGGTGLAEAAMVAASATGRKEFLVAKTVHPHYRAILSTYARDRGYTLTEIGYQDGVLAAGELQNKLGPTVAAVIVQSPNFFGCIEDLAAGTAAAHAQGALMIAAVDPISLGLLEAPGKLGVDIVVGEGQSLGIPLSFGGPYLGFFATTEKLMRKIPGRIVGQTVDQEGNRGFVLTLQAREQHIRREKATSNICSNEALCALAAAVYLNTMGKEGLPQIASLSLQKAHYAYTQLTGIKGVEPVFGAPFFKEFAVRLPQPVAAVNKQLLAANIIGGLDLGNYYPELTGCTLLCVTESRSRQEIDLLAARLGAIV from the coding sequence ATGCCCTGGAGCTATCTACCGCATACAGAAGCAGACCGGAAAGCAATGTTAGCGGCTATCGGCGTGGCCAATAGCGGGGAGCTGTTCGCTGATATTCCGGCAGAGTTATGCCTGCACCGGCCGCTAAACCTGCCGGCAGCGCTGGCTGAACCTGATCTGGCAAAACATCTGGCCGCCCTGGCCGGAGCCAACATCAATGTCAGCGAGTATATTTGCTTTCTCGGGGCTGGTGCCTATGACCATTATATACCGAGTGTGGTCGATCACATTTTACGCCGTTCCGAATTTTATACGGCCTATACCCCTTACCAGCCGGAGATTTCCCAGGGATATTTACAGGCTTTGTGGGAATATCAGGCCCTGATTGCCGAACTGACAGGGCTGGAGGTGGCTAATTCCTCCCTGTATGACGGGGGCACAGGTTTGGCCGAAGCCGCGATGGTGGCCGCCAGCGCCACTGGCCGTAAAGAGTTCCTGGTGGCCAAAACCGTGCATCCCCATTACCGGGCAATACTCAGCACCTATGCCCGGGACCGGGGTTATACACTCACGGAGATCGGCTATCAGGACGGTGTCCTGGCTGCCGGCGAGCTGCAAAATAAACTCGGACCAACAGTGGCGGCCGTTATTGTCCAGAGCCCCAATTTTTTTGGCTGCATTGAAGACCTGGCGGCTGGGACGGCGGCGGCTCATGCCCAGGGGGCCCTCATGATTGCCGCCGTTGATCCCATTTCGCTGGGGTTGCTGGAAGCGCCGGGAAAGCTGGGCGTGGATATTGTCGTGGGTGAAGGACAGAGTCTGGGAATTCCCCTGTCCTTCGGCGGTCCTTATCTGGGTTTTTTCGCTACAACGGAAAAGCTAATGCGCAAAATCCCCGGCCGGATTGTGGGCCAGACCGTGGATCAGGAGGGCAACCGGGGCTTTGTGCTTACCCTGCAGGCCCGGGAACAGCATATCCGCCGGGAAAAAGCCACCTCCAACATCTGCTCCAATGAAGCCTTATGCGCTTTAGCTGCCGCTGTGTACTTAAACACTATGGGCAAAGAGGGCTTGCCGCAGATAGCATCCCTGTCGCTGCAAAAAGCGCATTACGCCTATACGCAGCTGACCGGGATCAAAGGGGTTGAACCGGTGTTCGGCGCACCTTTCTTTAAAGAGTTCGCCGTTCGCCTGCCGCAACCGGTTGCCGCAGTGAATAAACAGCTGTTGGCCGCCAACATCATCGGCGGCCTTGATTTGGGCAACTATTATCCGGAACTAACAGGCTGCACCCTGCTGTGTGTGACGGAAAGCCGGTCACGCCAGGAGATTGACCTGCTGGCAGCCAGACTGGGGGCAATCGTATGA